The proteins below are encoded in one region of Pseudonocardia sp. DSM 110487:
- a CDS encoding phosphopantetheine-binding protein: MRIEADVADVLRVDVGDLDREEDLRDQGLDSVRMMDLLERWRRAGAKDIDFITLAEDPRLSRWTKMFGVTGEGVEE; this comes from the coding sequence ATGCGGATCGAAGCGGACGTCGCGGATGTCCTCCGCGTCGACGTCGGCGACCTGGACCGCGAAGAGGACCTTCGCGACCAAGGACTCGACTCGGTTCGAATGATGGACCTGCTGGAGCGATGGCGACGTGCGGGCGCCAAGGACATCGACTTCATCACGTTGGCCGAGGATCCACGGCTCTCGCGCTGGACGAAGATGTTCGGCGTAACGGGTGAGGGAGTGGAAGAGTGA